From Desulfatiglans anilini DSM 4660, one genomic window encodes:
- a CDS encoding GxxExxY protein — protein MNHETHENHEKVLFKEECYAIQGAIFEVYREMGCGFLEAVYQECLERELTTRGIPFVAQTDLTLNYKGEPLKQTYKPDFICFGKIIVELKAVKEIAPEHKAQVINYLKATGMRLGLLVNFGHYPKVKIERIIL, from the coding sequence ATGAACCACGAAACACACGAAAATCACGAAAAGGTTCTTTTTAAAGAGGAGTGCTATGCCATTCAGGGAGCGATTTTTGAGGTCTATCGTGAAATGGGCTGCGGTTTTCTGGAGGCGGTTTATCAGGAATGTCTGGAGCGAGAGTTGACGACACGAGGCATTCCGTTTGTTGCCCAAACTGATTTGACGCTGAACTACAAAGGTGAACCGCTCAAACAAACCTACAAACCCGATTTTATCTGCTTCGGGAAGATCATTGTCGAGCTGAAGGCGGTCAAGGAGATTGCCCCTGAGCATAAGGCTCAAGTGATCAACTATCTCAAGGCAACCGGCATGCGGCTTGGATTGCTGGTCAACTTCGGTCACTACCCGAAAGTCAAGATAGAGCGAATTATTTTATGA
- a CDS encoding DEAD/DEAH box helicase, translating to MRSNRFLSTPALAGLKNFQRKTVDYVFKRLYDDDPTSRFLIADEVGLGKTLVARGIIAKTLEHLQDEVDRVDVIYICSNAAIATQNVNRLNVSDTDGFSIATRLTYLPRQVRSLRKNKVNFISLTPGTAFDHARSRGGHADERAILYRMLYDLPLAQNERRRRLRVGLLNILQATAGKDNWRAKAKNLPAEDLDADLSKAFRRAVLEDAKLYAALKEGCERFARYRDYSRIPWEDSELRYDLIGKLRSKLASVCLSALEPDLVILDEFQRFKHLLDGDDEASMLATALFEHPDVRVLLLSATPYKMFTLDQENDEDDHYPDFIRTLNFLFNDSGEVDAVKNLLSEHRTTLHACAKGSVCQPGKKAELERALLKVMCRTERVATTRDHNSMLTEIERMAPLTPADLQHAATVDAVAICVKAGEPIEYWKSAPYLINFLKHYELRHKLDAQLNAPSDALRGTLSSANGQLLTKGKFEGYQALDPANPRMRVLFEDTIDKAMWQLLWMPPSMPYIEPGGAYQDKDGLTKALVFSSWSAVPDAIASICSYEAERKMIAGTSVSHSELYDKIKPLLRFAVASNDNRLTGMPVIAWLLPSPTLATKIDPLEIALGRGTGPLDVQELRDEVKAICRSLVETLPDAGEGTRADERWYWAAPILLDSHNRLLDWCKSHSGWRSATPDHESGTRFKDHIDLLVSMAEGNIPLGPQPDDLVDVLCDLALAGPGVCALRALRRIGVGIDAGDPNLLSAAARIASGFRSLFNMPETIAMLRGSGEDTYWRLTLQYGIDGNLQSVLDEYVHVLRESLGLQEHSPEGQVAGIAECIQSVLSLRTAQIRIDEIKMSGDGFALDDFNTRCRFALRFGDIRDDNNQALVRADSVRDAFNSPFRPFVLASTSIGQEGLDFHTWCHAVVHWNLPSNPVDLEQREGRVHRYKGHAVRKNVAERYGLTALSVAHEGGDPWQTLFQIAAQGKSNGHSDLIPYWIFEDGSARVERRIPLLPYSKEVGKLKRLKQGLALYRMVFGQPRQEDLLFSLSQNGNHESADLADWLISLQPPETVLNDEPAEENALILPPAKSVQGISN from the coding sequence ATGCGTAGCAACCGCTTTTTATCAACTCCCGCCTTGGCCGGTCTGAAAAATTTCCAGAGGAAGACCGTGGATTACGTCTTCAAGCGGCTCTATGACGATGACCCAACTTCCCGTTTTCTGATCGCCGATGAAGTTGGACTCGGGAAAACGCTTGTCGCCCGGGGAATTATCGCCAAGACCTTGGAGCACCTTCAGGACGAGGTGGATCGGGTCGATGTGATCTATATCTGCTCCAATGCCGCCATCGCAACCCAAAATGTCAATCGGCTCAATGTCAGCGACACTGATGGTTTTTCAATCGCCACGCGGCTGACTTACCTTCCCAGACAAGTGCGGTCACTGCGAAAGAACAAGGTGAATTTCATCAGCCTGACGCCCGGCACCGCCTTCGACCATGCGCGTAGTCGAGGGGGGCATGCCGACGAACGGGCTATCCTCTATCGGATGCTGTACGACTTGCCCCTGGCGCAAAATGAACGGCGTAGACGGCTGCGCGTAGGCCTCCTCAACATTCTTCAGGCGACAGCAGGGAAGGATAACTGGCGAGCCAAGGCCAAAAACCTACCAGCGGAGGATCTGGATGCAGACCTTTCCAAGGCCTTCCGCCGGGCAGTTCTAGAGGATGCCAAATTATATGCAGCCTTGAAGGAAGGCTGTGAACGCTTTGCTCGTTACCGGGACTACAGCAGAATCCCCTGGGAGGACTCTGAGCTTCGCTACGACCTGATCGGAAAACTCAGAAGCAAGCTGGCGTCAGTGTGCCTTTCCGCGCTTGAGCCCGATTTGGTCATCCTTGATGAGTTCCAACGATTCAAACACCTGTTGGATGGCGATGACGAAGCCTCCATGCTGGCGACCGCGCTCTTTGAACATCCCGACGTTCGCGTTCTCCTGCTGTCCGCAACGCCCTACAAGATGTTCACCCTCGACCAGGAGAATGACGAGGACGACCACTATCCAGATTTCATCAGGACGCTGAACTTCCTCTTCAATGATTCCGGTGAGGTCGATGCGGTCAAAAATCTCTTGTCAGAACATCGAACGACGCTCCATGCCTGCGCGAAGGGGTCGGTATGTCAACCGGGGAAAAAGGCCGAACTTGAACGAGCGCTCCTGAAGGTCATGTGTCGAACAGAACGGGTCGCGACGACTCGTGATCATAACTCGATGCTGACCGAGATTGAACGGATGGCTCCCCTTACGCCAGCGGACCTTCAGCACGCCGCGACGGTTGACGCAGTGGCAATCTGTGTCAAGGCCGGGGAGCCAATCGAATACTGGAAGTCTGCGCCTTACCTGATCAACTTTCTGAAGCATTATGAGCTGCGGCATAAGCTGGATGCCCAGTTGAATGCCCCTTCAGATGCTCTTCGCGGAACTCTTTCGTCGGCAAATGGGCAGTTGCTGACGAAGGGTAAATTTGAAGGCTATCAGGCTCTCGATCCTGCCAATCCGAGGATGCGCGTACTTTTTGAAGACACGATTGATAAGGCCATGTGGCAGCTTTTATGGATGCCGCCTTCCATGCCGTATATCGAGCCTGGCGGCGCATACCAGGACAAGGATGGCTTGACCAAGGCCCTTGTGTTTTCCTCTTGGAGTGCTGTTCCGGACGCGATTGCGTCGATCTGCTCCTACGAAGCCGAACGGAAGATGATCGCCGGAACCTCGGTTTCCCACAGCGAACTCTATGACAAGATTAAGCCATTGCTGAGGTTTGCGGTGGCCTCAAATGATAATCGCCTGACTGGTATGCCGGTTATTGCCTGGTTGCTGCCGTCCCCAACCCTTGCCACCAAGATTGACCCGCTTGAGATTGCTCTGGGCCGTGGAACCGGACCACTGGACGTCCAGGAGCTGAGGGACGAGGTCAAGGCTATTTGCCGCAGTTTGGTCGAGACCCTGCCTGATGCCGGGGAAGGGACGCGGGCTGATGAGCGATGGTATTGGGCGGCTCCCATTCTTCTCGATTCCCATAATAGATTGTTGGACTGGTGTAAGAGCCATTCGGGATGGAGATCCGCTACGCCGGACCATGAATCAGGCACCCGTTTCAAAGATCACATCGACCTGCTGGTCAGCATGGCGGAGGGCAACATTCCTCTCGGTCCTCAGCCAGATGATCTGGTCGATGTGCTTTGCGATCTGGCTCTTGCCGGTCCAGGCGTGTGTGCCTTGCGAGCACTTCGCCGTATCGGTGTCGGGATCGATGCGGGCGATCCGAACCTTCTGTCGGCCGCAGCCAGAATCGCATCCGGCTTCCGATCTCTTTTCAATATGCCGGAGACGATTGCCATGCTGCGAGGCTCCGGCGAGGACACTTATTGGCGGTTAACGCTTCAGTACGGTATCGACGGCAATCTCCAATCGGTGCTCGACGAATATGTGCATGTCCTTCGAGAGTCTTTGGGTCTCCAAGAGCACTCACCGGAAGGACAGGTGGCTGGCATAGCCGAGTGCATCCAATCGGTGTTGTCACTGCGAACCGCGCAGATTCGAATCGACGAAATAAAGATGTCGGGCGACGGCTTTGCTCTCGATGATTTCAACACCCGCTGTCGTTTCGCGCTCCGGTTCGGGGATATTCGAGACGACAACAACCAGGCTCTCGTTCGCGCAGACTCGGTACGGGACGCCTTCAACTCACCGTTTCGTCCCTTTGTTCTGGCGTCGACCTCGATAGGTCAGGAAGGGTTGGACTTCCACACTTGGTGCCATGCCGTGGTCCATTGGAACCTGCCTTCCAATCCCGTTGATCTTGAACAGCGCGAAGGCCGGGTTCATCGGTATAAAGGCCATGCGGTCAGAAAGAATGTTGCGGAACGGTATGGTCTGACTGCTCTCTCCGTGGCGCATGAGGGAGGCGATCCGTGGCAGACCCTTTTTCAGATCGCGGCCCAAGGCAAATCCAATGGGCATTCCGATCTCATCCCGTATTGGATCTTCGAGGATGGTTCCGCCCGGGTGGAGCGCCGCATTCCTCTGCTCCCGTACAGCAAGGAGGTTGGGAAACTCAAACGGCTGAAGCAAGGGTTGGCCCTCTATCGGATGGTTTTCGGTCAACCCCGCCAGGAAGATCTGCTGTTCAGCCTTAGCCAGAACGGTAACCATGAGTCAGCGGATTTGGCCGACTGGCTGATTTCGCTTCAACCCCCGGAAACTGTTTTGAATGATGAACCGGCCGAGGAAAACGCACTGATCCTGCCTCCGGCAAAGTCTGTTCAGGGTATTAGCAATTGA
- a CDS encoding phospholipase D family protein: protein MLNPNSRSLYTSALTPPPGMMFDEAVATTFSMDPALLLEAPVYLALMAADGQTDPDPLSVLEAIRRYSKRITVYVQRGRIQVPQIAKPNPLFGFLEEMVVEVTAPGGGVFHPKVWAIRFISPDQSSSMYRLVVLTRNMTTDQSWDLSLQLEGTITGRKSKSNKPLAHFFKTLPDLATGPTESGRSEQALRFADELHRVQWELPDGFDELTFYLPGTKGFDWEPPMANRMAVISPFCSDEALRALTKKTKAADALISRPESLSALKKETLEIFTQCLHLDDAAETEDGEEEEATEQPLATGLHAKVYLFETRYYSDYTHVIMGSANATNAALSASKNIEILVGLVGRKSKVGGIDELLGADGLGEYLVDFDTSKEAEIDAFRQAAEESVERARSRIAEAALSIECSPGSKDGLWALVLTGKIPSLEGIVSASAWPITVTRDFAVNIQDNDAHGGIRLGDFSASSVTGLIAFELKTNHPDVTARFVLNIPVTGVPDERNSAILQTVISNQEGFLRYLLLLLGDDNVSGLDPDSGSGFAKWLARLADGEDIPLLEELTRTYSRHPERLAEISGLVRDLSQGSKNAIIPEDFLDLWTVFESAIGRRDA from the coding sequence ATGCTGAACCCAAACTCCCGGAGCCTTTATACCTCTGCACTGACCCCACCGCCGGGGATGATGTTCGATGAGGCTGTTGCGACCACCTTTTCGATGGACCCAGCCCTACTGCTTGAGGCACCTGTCTATCTGGCGTTAATGGCGGCGGATGGTCAGACCGATCCTGACCCGTTGTCTGTGCTTGAAGCCATCCGCAGGTACTCGAAACGCATCACCGTCTATGTGCAACGAGGACGGATTCAGGTGCCCCAGATTGCCAAGCCCAACCCCTTGTTTGGGTTTCTGGAGGAAATGGTTGTCGAGGTAACGGCCCCTGGCGGAGGCGTCTTCCATCCAAAAGTCTGGGCAATCCGCTTTATCAGCCCTGATCAAAGCAGCTCGATGTATCGTCTGGTGGTCCTGACGAGGAATATGACCACCGATCAGTCCTGGGACTTGTCACTTCAGCTCGAAGGCACGATTACAGGTAGGAAGTCCAAATCAAATAAACCGCTGGCACATTTCTTCAAGACACTTCCTGATCTGGCTACCGGACCAACGGAATCGGGCAGGAGCGAGCAAGCTCTCAGATTCGCGGACGAGCTACATCGAGTCCAGTGGGAACTCCCCGACGGCTTTGACGAGCTGACCTTCTATCTTCCAGGAACGAAAGGGTTTGACTGGGAGCCTCCCATGGCAAATCGGATGGCCGTCATCTCGCCGTTCTGTTCTGACGAAGCCCTGCGGGCACTGACGAAAAAAACCAAGGCCGCTGATGCTCTCATCTCACGCCCTGAGTCATTGTCAGCCCTGAAGAAGGAGACTCTCGAGATCTTCACGCAATGTCTTCATCTGGACGACGCGGCGGAAACCGAGGATGGCGAGGAAGAAGAAGCCACCGAACAGCCGCTTGCGACCGGTCTTCATGCAAAGGTCTATCTGTTTGAGACCCGATACTATTCGGATTACACCCATGTGATCATGGGGTCCGCGAATGCAACCAACGCGGCGCTGAGCGCTTCGAAAAATATCGAGATTCTGGTCGGGCTGGTTGGCCGGAAGAGTAAAGTTGGCGGCATCGACGAGCTTCTTGGCGCTGACGGATTAGGTGAATATCTTGTCGATTTCGACACGAGCAAGGAAGCAGAGATTGATGCGTTCCGGCAGGCGGCTGAGGAATCCGTTGAGAGGGCTCGCTCCCGGATAGCTGAAGCAGCTCTGTCCATCGAATGCAGCCCGGGATCGAAGGACGGCCTGTGGGCATTGGTGTTGACGGGCAAAATCCCATCCCTTGAGGGGATTGTCAGTGCTTCGGCATGGCCGATAACCGTTACCCGGGACTTTGCTGTGAACATCCAGGACAACGATGCTCATGGCGGGATCAGGCTCGGAGATTTCTCCGCCTCTTCTGTAACGGGCCTCATCGCGTTTGAGCTTAAGACCAACCATCCGGACGTTACGGCCAGATTTGTACTGAATATTCCCGTTACCGGCGTTCCAGACGAACGCAACTCTGCCATCCTGCAAACCGTGATCAGCAATCAGGAGGGATTCCTGCGTTATCTCCTGCTCTTGCTGGGCGATGATAATGTATCCGGACTTGATCCAGATAGTGGCTCCGGGTTTGCCAAATGGTTGGCCCGGTTGGCCGACGGTGAGGACATCCCGCTACTGGAAGAGCTGACCCGCACGTACAGTCGACACCCGGAGAGACTGGCGGAAATCTCGGGGCTGGTTCGTGATCTGTCCCAGGGAAGCAAGAATGCGATTATCCCCGAGGATTTTTTAGACCTCTGGACGGTTTTTGAATCGGCTATCGGGAGGCGTGATGCGTAG
- a CDS encoding DUF6361 family protein: protein MPSVLAWIDHDSKARERTLRILSLFQEKESRDELGLGSVRDSFADQLFPGTSTIQTRLRYMLFVPWIYHSLEEKRLPAESFSIQADKLERDLVQPLMDSDDQAGVFGKTAGKRLKRLPSSVYWAGLGVWGIRITPFSQDEYHRRIEETYRRRNALKALEKDAKARGDDVDVDQRMAALSWHPRLPAPPEDFPGAVNFALTREESEFVRDRIQVACPNSLLSFLALHCEPADTQAPWEHPDYSSYSEQHKELLTHARLFSEVMHGAALSYNVQLARLRNHDDLVAEHQASFDEWTANLPLEEIRAWSVSRLWELTIDHGHTITPQTRSFVQQWIDHTRKSPSDLLSYAEALTLIKRREMKLKGTRSRFRNQRALEQWGGYSGVGRLVYRWPNVKVLLNDLYQGMNREEQC, encoded by the coding sequence ATGCCTTCCGTCCTTGCATGGATTGACCATGACTCGAAAGCGAGGGAACGCACGCTTCGCATCCTTTCCCTTTTCCAGGAAAAGGAAAGTCGTGACGAGCTTGGGCTCGGTTCCGTTCGGGACAGCTTTGCCGATCAGTTGTTCCCAGGAACGAGTACGATCCAGACGCGCCTCCGCTACATGCTTTTCGTGCCATGGATTTACCATTCGCTGGAAGAGAAGCGACTACCTGCAGAGAGTTTTTCGATCCAGGCTGACAAGCTGGAAAGAGACCTGGTTCAGCCATTGATGGATTCAGATGATCAGGCTGGCGTCTTTGGTAAGACCGCAGGAAAGAGGCTCAAACGTTTGCCCAGCTCCGTCTACTGGGCCGGTCTCGGTGTCTGGGGAATACGCATTACGCCATTCTCGCAGGACGAATATCACAGGCGCATCGAAGAAACTTACCGTCGCCGGAATGCCCTGAAGGCTCTTGAGAAAGACGCAAAGGCACGAGGAGACGATGTCGACGTTGATCAGCGGATGGCCGCTCTCAGTTGGCATCCTCGATTGCCAGCACCTCCGGAAGATTTTCCGGGGGCGGTGAACTTCGCTTTAACCAGGGAAGAGTCTGAATTTGTTCGGGATCGCATCCAGGTCGCTTGCCCCAACAGTCTCCTCTCTTTCTTGGCACTGCACTGCGAACCCGCCGACACCCAAGCCCCATGGGAACATCCGGACTACAGCAGCTATTCGGAACAGCATAAAGAACTTCTGACCCACGCACGGCTGTTCTCGGAGGTGATGCATGGAGCGGCGCTCTCGTACAACGTTCAGCTCGCCAGGCTTCGAAACCATGACGACCTTGTCGCCGAGCATCAGGCAAGTTTCGACGAATGGACCGCAAATCTTCCCCTGGAGGAGATTCGCGCCTGGTCTGTGAGCCGCCTCTGGGAGTTGACGATAGATCATGGCCACACCATCACCCCGCAAACGAGATCCTTCGTTCAGCAATGGATCGACCATACCCGGAAGTCCCCCAGCGACCTCCTTTCTTACGCCGAGGCGCTCACCCTGATCAAAAGAAGAGAAATGAAACTCAAGGGCACGCGTTCCCGATTCAGGAACCAGAGGGCGCTCGAGCAGTGGGGCGGGTACTCCGGCGTCGGAAGACTCGTTTATCGCTGGCCGAATGTGAAGGTGCTTTTGAACGACCTGTACCAGGGGATGAACCGGGAGGAGCAATGCTGA
- a CDS encoding HNH endonuclease — translation MSFSKEIVEDALVACGRSCCICHKFCGVRIETHHLKPKHLGGDDSLENCIPLCFDCHAEVEHYNNNHPRGRKFSEGELRKHRDNWYSMVRELNTPLPRPENSVHVIQAVNGKGNMVAGRDLNIVTERVVKKTVVQTDPGGKHIANSTARKIQELVKEFIDLHTAAEKDPQRAAQRIWSGIKKEFNVTTYKEIPAEKSDEAIQWLYAQIAMARPKIRRKAPERWKQSFYKPIYARANELGMSKEELYTIAQTRLELKKPVGSLKDLTQKNLEKLHHIMIGEVNKSKRGD, via the coding sequence ATGAGTTTTTCAAAGGAAATCGTCGAAGATGCATTAGTCGCCTGTGGACGATCATGCTGCATTTGCCACAAATTCTGTGGGGTACGAATTGAGACGCACCATCTTAAACCAAAGCACCTTGGTGGTGACGACAGCCTTGAGAACTGCATTCCCCTCTGTTTTGATTGCCATGCGGAAGTCGAACACTACAACAATAACCATCCGCGAGGACGCAAGTTCTCGGAGGGAGAACTCAGGAAACATCGGGACAACTGGTACAGCATGGTTCGCGAGCTAAATACGCCGCTTCCACGTCCTGAAAATTCTGTCCACGTTATTCAGGCGGTGAATGGCAAAGGAAATATGGTAGCCGGTCGAGACCTGAATATTGTTACCGAGAGAGTGGTCAAAAAAACTGTCGTACAGACTGATCCGGGCGGTAAGCACATTGCAAATTCTACAGCTCGAAAAATCCAAGAGCTTGTAAAGGAATTTATCGATCTCCATACGGCGGCCGAAAAAGATCCCCAGCGTGCTGCTCAGCGTATTTGGAGTGGCATCAAGAAGGAATTCAATGTCACCACGTACAAGGAGATACCGGCCGAGAAGTCTGATGAAGCCATTCAATGGTTGTATGCTCAAATTGCCATGGCTCGTCCGAAGATCAGGCGCAAGGCTCCGGAGCGGTGGAAGCAAAGTTTCTATAAGCCGATATATGCCCGAGCTAACGAACTTGGGATGTCAAAAGAAGAACTCTATACGATTGCACAAACACGACTTGAATTGAAGAAACCGGTCGGTTCACTAAAAGACCTGACCCAGAAGAACCTTGAAAAATTACACCATATTATGATTGGCGAGGTTAACAAATCGAAGCGCGGGGATTGA
- a CDS encoding restriction endonuclease subunit S: protein MKQDKLTNLFDFLPKSKVKAGDGLEAGKYPFYTSSENQSKYLDEFQHEPGCLVFGTGGKASVYFTTSRFATSTDCITIRPKPKATIDAGYVFQFFKGNMQVLESGFKGAGLKHISKAYLSAIQIPHPEEIDDQKRIGHLLGKVEGLIARRKQHLQQLEDLLKSVFLEMFGDPVRNEKGWDTEPLGKLATIERGRFSPRPRNDPKFYNGAYPFIQTGDISRSNGRLREYTQTLNDFGIKVSKKFDVGTIVIAIVGATIGETAILQISTYAPDSVIGITPRAVSKETESVFIEFLLRFWKPVLRARAPEAARANINIETLRPLPII from the coding sequence ATGAAACAGGATAAACTTACCAACCTGTTTGACTTCCTCCCCAAGTCCAAGGTCAAAGCTGGCGACGGACTTGAGGCCGGCAAATACCCTTTTTACACATCCAGTGAGAACCAGTCCAAATATCTGGATGAATTTCAGCATGAGCCAGGCTGCCTTGTGTTTGGCACAGGGGGCAAGGCCAGCGTGTATTTCACGACCAGCCGTTTTGCCACCTCAACGGATTGCATCACCATACGGCCCAAGCCAAAGGCCACGATTGATGCAGGCTATGTTTTCCAATTTTTCAAGGGCAATATGCAGGTCCTTGAAAGCGGTTTCAAAGGGGCGGGTCTCAAACACATTTCCAAGGCCTATCTCTCGGCAATTCAAATTCCTCACCCTGAAGAGATCGACGACCAAAAGCGCATTGGTCATCTGCTCGGCAAGGTGGAAGGGCTGATCGCCCGGCGCAAACAACACCTGCAACAACTCGAGGACCTGCTCAAAAGCGTCTTTCTGGAGATGTTCGGCGACCCCGTGCGGAATGAGAAGGGGTGGGATACAGAGCCACTTGGAAAACTTGCAACAATAGAGCGCGGTCGGTTCTCACCACGCCCACGAAATGACCCGAAATTTTATAACGGGGCCTACCCATTTATTCAAACTGGTGACATTAGCCGGTCAAATGGACGGCTTCGAGAATACACTCAGACGCTTAACGATTTTGGCATCAAAGTAAGCAAGAAATTCGATGTCGGCACGATTGTGATCGCAATTGTTGGCGCGACAATCGGTGAAACAGCCATTCTTCAAATTTCAACCTATGCTCCCGACTCCGTCATCGGCATTACGCCAAGAGCTGTAAGCAAAGAAACAGAATCAGTTTTCATTGAATTTTTGCTCCGTTTCTGGAAACCCGTGCTCAGAGCTAGAGCACCTGAGGCGGCAAGGGCGAACATTAATATCGAGACATTACGTCCTTTGCCCATTATCTGA
- a CDS encoding CPCC family cysteine-rich protein translates to MIEDTQRADMHAIAEFQERRHAFDQLCNQLWNPNGEPYEVFNRCACPACGYPTIGERSRYDMCLLCKWEDDGQDDDSADEIWGGPNGNYSLTDARLNFSRFGSMYPPDDISGSEWANKDVEEKNRLRKLYDSLLIISDRKKLAEQILAVKRLEGSPATLEEYLSRKPLRYDQRKGVFLDDWWLAHPVWEGTLYGYGRVTRESAVRYSLQRLSRMEDLCERLRGKVPAFDRCPCPACGLPTVPTGDQRCLLCGWPDNRSELDVSGSEDKPSHLDYSLTEARINFEKYLTMYCPEDEPNFSGSQTSLLNKCLLIRAYLDLSAGSFQLENQIREILDLEKEVLNEREL, encoded by the coding sequence ATGATTGAGGACACGCAAAGGGCGGATATGCACGCTATCGCAGAATTTCAGGAGAGGAGGCATGCTTTTGACCAGCTATGTAATCAGCTCTGGAATCCTAACGGGGAACCGTATGAGGTTTTCAATCGCTGTGCCTGTCCCGCGTGTGGGTACCCAACCATCGGCGAGCGTTCTCGATACGATATGTGTCTCTTGTGCAAATGGGAGGATGACGGCCAGGACGATGATAGTGCCGACGAGATTTGGGGTGGGCCAAACGGAAATTATTCGTTAACAGACGCGAGGCTGAATTTTTCCCGTTTTGGCAGCATGTACCCTCCGGATGATATTTCCGGATCTGAGTGGGCGAACAAAGACGTTGAGGAAAAGAACAGGCTCAGAAAATTGTATGATTCTCTGCTAATTATCTCTGACAGGAAAAAGCTCGCGGAACAGATATTGGCAGTGAAAAGGCTTGAAGGGTCACCGGCGACACTTGAGGAATATCTATCACGGAAACCTCTGCGCTATGATCAGCGAAAGGGAGTGTTCCTCGATGATTGGTGGTTAGCTCACCCCGTTTGGGAGGGGACCCTTTACGGATATGGAAGGGTTACCCGAGAATCAGCAGTTAGATATTCTCTTCAGCGCTTAAGCCGAATGGAGGATCTCTGCGAACGTCTCAGAGGGAAAGTTCCTGCTTTTGATCGTTGTCCCTGTCCGGCTTGCGGGCTTCCAACTGTACCAACAGGTGATCAACGATGTCTGTTATGTGGCTGGCCGGATAATCGATCCGAACTGGATGTCTCCGGCAGCGAAGATAAGCCTTCGCACCTGGATTATTCTTTGACTGAGGCGCGGATAAATTTTGAAAAGTATCTGACAATGTATTGCCCGGAGGATGAGCCGAATTTCAGTGGAAGCCAGACAAGTCTGTTGAATAAATGCCTACTAATTCGGGCGTATTTGGATCTCTCTGCAGGCAGCTTCCAGCTTGAAAACCAGATACGTGAGATTCTGGATCTTGAGAAAGAAGTCCTGAACGAGAGGGAGTTATAG